From uncultured Pseudodesulfovibrio sp.:
TCACCGCTTTCCTTGAGCGCACGTAAGGCTGCATTGAAGCGCATAAGAAAGTCTTTTTTGTGCGTGTGTTTGGCAAATGCGAGATATGTCGGATTACTCAAGAGTGATTTTGGGAGTGGGAGAATTTCTGTGTATTTTTTGCGTGCGATTTCATAGAAGCCGCTTTCTCTGGACGCGACGACACAGTCCAGCCGACCATCCATCAGTTTTTTGAAGTTCAATTGGTCTCGATTGACTGGCTCTACTTCAAATGTCTTTTGTGCTTTGGCTTTGTCGAACTCCGGGCCGTATGACCATCCTAGGATTACACCGATTCTTTTTCCTTCCAGATCTTTAACACTTTCGAATGTGAACTTTTTGTCTTTTTGGACAAAAACCAGAAGCAGTTCAGTGTAAATCGGGTCAGAGTAGTCATAGATCAGGAGTCTGTCAGGTGTTTTGTATATACCGGCTACTCCGGCTGTTCCTTGAGCCCCCATATCCATAGCTCGTTTCCATGGAACAGCTTCAATGGAAACATCGTACTCCATGCGTTGGAAGATCGCGTCAAGGAGGAGCGAGTACAAACCGGCAGCACGACCATTTTGAAGATACATGTTGGGAGGATTATAAGCGTCAACCACGACCCTGACGGGTGTGGCGGCGTAGGCGACTCCAGAAAAGGAGACGACAACAAAAAGAATCCATGTGATAATAACTTTAGTCCAAATATTCATGATGTTAGCGTCGAATCTGTATCCTGTTCATGAGATATGAATTTAATTCGTGTATAGAGAATATCATTGTTACGTTGAGAAGTAAGCCCTTAAATGATTACAGAACGAAGGGAATTGTCTAATTGGAGTTGTGAATCGATGTTCTTCTCCTCTTTTCTTGCAATCATTTTGTAATTTCGGCACTGTTTTTCTTCATCGAAAACAGGGAGCGACCATGTCTGTCATCATCAGGAAGAGCTTGCTTGAACTTATTTTTTCCGGCGCATTCATGAAGCGGTGGAATGACAAGCTGCGGCCCATGGAGTTGGTGGAGGTGGATAAGCAGGGACACAAGATGATTGTGGCTTGGGTGCTTTTTTTGCTTAACTCAAAGGGGATGGACGTTGCACGCAAGCGTGCTCTCGGAGAGTCCATTATTGAAGGCGGTATTTATGACTACCTGTATCGCCTCGTTATTACTGACATCAAGCCGCCGGTCTTTTATCGTATCAAGGAAAATCCTGATGACTATCGAACCCTGTCCAACTGGGTTCTTGATCAGCTCAAACCGCGGATAATGCCGTTGGGCGAGGGGTTTATGCGCGGCATGAGCGAATATCTTATGCAGCCGGAAGACAAAGGCTTGGCTCGGCGTATCTTGAATGCAGCACATCTATACGCCAGTTATTCCGAATTTAAATTACTTAAATCCATTAACACCATGGACCACGAGCTTATCGAGATCGAAGACAGTTTTGTCTCTCGGTTGGAAGCGTTGCGTGATTTGAAGGGCGTTTCCGAGTTGCTCAACGAGAATGACAATGTCCTTGGCCGGTTTGCACGTATGTGTGGTCGGCTGCGCTATCAGAAACGATGGTCACAAACTCCACGCGTACCGGAAACCTCGGTTCTCGGGCATATGTTTATTGTGGCTTCATATTCGTGGTTTTTCAGTATGGAAGTGGGGGCGTGTCGCGCTCGGTGCCAGAATAATTTCTTTTCCGGTTTGTTTCACGATTTACCCGAACTGTTGACCCGCGATATTATTTCGCCGGTCAAAGGAGCTTCCCAGGAAATCGGTGATCTGATCCACGAGTATGAAAATATTGAACTTGAGCGGGTTGTACTGACGCCTCTCAAGGAAGGTGGGTATGCTGAAATCGCGGACCGGCTGGAATATTTTCTTGGCTTGGAGGTCGGCTCTGAGTTTAAGGCCACCATCAATCGGGATGGCGAGGTGATTGAAGCCTCGGATGCCAAGCTTGCCGGTGAGTATAATTTGGATACTTTGGACCCTAAGGATGGACCGTTGTTGAAAGTATCTGATTCGATTGCCGCCTATATCGAGGCGCATACGGCCTTGAAAAATGGAATTTCGTCCGATCAGCTGCATCACGCCTTGTATCGTATTCAGCAGACATATAAGGAAAAGCCGGTTATTGCCGGGGTTCAGGTCAGTGCACTTCTCGCAGATTTTGATTAGCCGTGTTTTATTGATATGTATTCATCATGATAAACACTCCTTGAAAAGAATGAATACAGAGTGTATACAAAATTCAAATTGTTAACACGCTGTAACAATTCAACTGAAATTCAAGTCCGTTGTGATGAGGACTGAGGCGGAAATTCATGCATATATCCGAAGGGGTCCTTTCCGGGCCGGTGCTTTTGGGCGGAGCTGGTCTTGCGGTTCTCGGTACGTCCATAGGACTAAAGAAGATAGACTACGATCAGATCATGTCGGTGGCTATTTTATCCGCCGCTTTTTT
This genomic window contains:
- a CDS encoding HD domain-containing protein, with product MSVIIRKSLLELIFSGAFMKRWNDKLRPMELVEVDKQGHKMIVAWVLFLLNSKGMDVARKRALGESIIEGGIYDYLYRLVITDIKPPVFYRIKENPDDYRTLSNWVLDQLKPRIMPLGEGFMRGMSEYLMQPEDKGLARRILNAAHLYASYSEFKLLKSINTMDHELIEIEDSFVSRLEALRDLKGVSELLNENDNVLGRFARMCGRLRYQKRWSQTPRVPETSVLGHMFIVASYSWFFSMEVGACRARCQNNFFSGLFHDLPELLTRDIISPVKGASQEIGDLIHEYENIELERVVLTPLKEGGYAEIADRLEYFLGLEVGSEFKATINRDGEVIEASDAKLAGEYNLDTLDPKDGPLLKVSDSIAAYIEAHTALKNGISSDQLHHALYRIQQTYKEKPVIAGVQVSALLADFD
- a CDS encoding transporter substrate-binding domain-containing protein; the protein is MNIWTKVIITWILFVVVSFSGVAYAATPVRVVVDAYNPPNMYLQNGRAAGLYSLLLDAIFQRMEYDVSIEAVPWKRAMDMGAQGTAGVAGIYKTPDRLLIYDYSDPIYTELLLVFVQKDKKFTFESVKDLEGKRIGVILGWSYGPEFDKAKAQKTFEVEPVNRDQLNFKKLMDGRLDCVVASRESGFYEIARKKYTEILPLPKSLLSNPTYLAFAKHTHKKDFLMRFNAALRALKESGEYELLVKDFMHKIDFHTIPSQ